In Alteribacter lacisalsi, a genomic segment contains:
- a CDS encoding HesB/YadR/YfhF family protein: protein MNLTITREAADLYKREMNLKEGDSLRLYVRVGGVGSGGFSAGVTKEIPASHCHTAEASGITFHVTEDDVWYFNGMTVKYDPDMDEVSFSNPDIGDVINPEGK from the coding sequence ATGAATTTAACAATTACCCGCGAAGCAGCGGACCTGTATAAAAGAGAAATGAATTTAAAAGAAGGGGATAGCCTGCGGCTGTACGTAAGGGTAGGCGGTGTGGGATCCGGAGGGTTCTCCGCCGGGGTAACAAAGGAAATTCCCGCCTCGCACTGCCATACTGCTGAAGCTTCGGGCATTACCTTTCACGTTACAGAGGATGATGTCTGGTATTTTAATGGAATGACCGTTAAATATGACCCTGACATGGACGAGGTTTCCTTTTCCAACCCGGATATCGGAGATGTGATCAACCCGGAAGGAAAGTAA
- a CDS encoding DUF2564 family protein, with protein sequence MSEPFNDVQQIEMAIKAAQKMVGQATKSMNPEQLETATNALNDAKAQLQDAVKYEMSGEFGAYSKDLITKLEHQLDEAKD encoded by the coding sequence ATGTCAGAACCATTTAACGATGTTCAGCAAATTGAAATGGCCATTAAAGCCGCCCAGAAGATGGTCGGACAAGCTACAAAAAGCATGAATCCAGAGCAGCTTGAAACAGCTACCAATGCGCTGAACGATGCGAAGGCGCAGCTTCAGGATGCGGTAAAGTATGAAATGAGCGGCGAATTTGGAGCATACTCCAAAGATCTGATTACGAAACTGGAGCATCAGCTTGATGAAGCAAAAGACTGA